From Microbacterium rhizosphaerae:
TTCGACGAGCTCCAGGCCCAGCAGATCGACGCGTTCCGGGCTGCGTGGAAGGATGCCGGCCACCCCGGCGAACCGCGCACCTCGGTGAGCCGCAGCATCTTCCCGATCACGACCGCGCAGGATGCGATGTACTTCGGTCGCGCCGACAGCGAGGGCGTGGGGTACATCGACGGGATGCGGTCGACCTTCGGCAAGACGTATGCCGCCGAGCCCGACGCCCTCGTGGAGCAGCTCCTGGATGACGCCGCCATCCGCTCTGCAGACACGCTCATGCTGACCATCCCCAGCCAGCTCGGCGTCGAGTACAACCTCCACATCGTCGAGTCCTTCGCCGCGCACGTGGCTCCGGCGCTCGGCTGGCAGAGCACGAGGGCCTGATCAGGCCCGCTGCAGGTCCCACGTCCGAAGAGCCCGGGTCGCCGTGAACGTGACCCACTTCGACGGCTCGCCCGGTGGAACGTCCACGGCGAACCACTCCCGTCCGGGGTAGTGCGTCTCCTGCAGCCACGTGCCGTCCGGCTGCCGCTTCGCACGCACCGCCTCGACGGCGGCCGCCATCCGCGGATCGGGCTCGGCACCGTCGAACTCGTTCGCCTCCAGGAAGTAGTCGATCGCACGCAGGGCGGTGTAGCGCCAGCGCGTGGGGTACGCGTATGCCGTGACCCACCGCCCCACGACCTCACCGGTCGACAGCCGGTTCAGCAACCGCCGGCGCAGCAGGTACTCCTGCGCTCCGAGCCGCGCCTCGCGCAGCTCGGGCGAGGCGCCGGTCGCCTTCTCGTACGCGAGGATGCCGACGAGCGCATTGAGCGTGGAGTGGAAGGACGACACGGTCGACCCGTCGACCCAGTCGCAGTTCCATCCGCCGTCGTCCATCCGGTGCTCGAGGAACCAGTCGGCGATGCCGGACACGTCCGCGCCGAGCCACGCGCCGTTGGCGATCGTCCAGCCGTTGATGCAGCAGTCGACCTCGCCGCCCCAGTAGGGCAGGTCCTCGTACTCCCACCGGCTGTTGCGGTCGAGGCGCTGCGCGGTATCGCCGAGGACCGACGCATCCACTCCCCACTCGCGCAAGGACTTCAGGCTCCAGGTCGTGGCGGTCCACGGCTGGCCGTCCTCACCGTCGCGGAAGTCCGCGGGGAAGAACGCGCCGCCCGCCCACTGGCCATCCGCATCCTGCAGCGCGAGCAGCCGCGCGCCGAACCCCTCGGTCGGCACCCGCGCCCGAGTCGCCCGCCAGACCTCCTCGGGCTCGCCGGCCAGGTCGCGCTCCACCTGCCACCGCAGGGCCGGGTCGGAGTCCCGCATCCATTCGATGACGTCCATGCCGGCAACGCTACGCCGCCCGCCCGACACTCAGCGGTGCGGGGTGAACCGTCCGTCCTCCAGCCGTTCGGCACGATCGACGAGGCCTTCGGGCACCTCGACGTGCGAGATGAGCACCACCGTGCGCCTGGCCGCGGCCGAGAGCAGATCGGTCAGGAGGGCATCGGATGCGGCGGGGTCGACGCCGGCCGTGGGCTCGTCGAACACGACGACCGGGAAATCCGCGAGCAGCGCACGTGCGAGGGCGATCCGCTGCGCCTGTCCGCCCGAGACGGCCGCTCCCCGGTCGCCGACGCGGGCGTCGAGGCCGCCTCTGTCCCGCGCCCAGTCGTGCAGGCCGACACGCGAGAGCACAGCCCACAGGTCGTCGTCGGTCGACGCGTCGCGCGCGAAGAGCAGATTCTGCCGAATCGACTCGTCGAACAGGTACGGTGTCTGCTCGCACAGGCCGATCGCGAGCCGCACGTCTTCGCCGGCGAGCGCGCGTGCCTCGACGCCGCCGATCGTGAACGAGCCGGAGTATTCGAGGAAGCGCACGAGCACGTGCGCCAGCGTGGTCTTGCCGGCGCCACTGGGACCGGTCACCAGCAGGCGCTCGCCCGTCCGCACCTCGAGGTCGACTCCGCGCAGCGGCGACGCCGCATCCATGCGCGGCCAGCGCGCAGAGACCCCGCGCAGCACGAGCCCCTCGCCGACGGCGGGAGGGATGCCGGTCGCTGCCGGCTCATCGTGCGGCAGTTCGGCCGGAACCTCCGCCGGGACATCGTCGGCGATGCGCTCCGCCGCCCCCCGTACCTCGCGCCACGAGGCAAGCGCCAGCGGCAGCGGCCCGAACACCTCGAACACGGCCATGGGCAGAAGCACGACGACGGCGAGCGCGGGGCCCGTGAAACCCCCGGTGCCGAGGTGGGGGGCGGCGACGACGATCGCGAGCAGCGACGCGAGCCCCGCCATCGCCGAGACGGCTCCGGCGGTGAGCCCCTGTGCGGTCGCGCGGCGGACCGTCGCGGCGCGCAGAGCGGTGTCGGCATCGTGGATGCGGCGGGCCGCGACATCCGTCGCCCCATAGGCGACGAGCACGTCGAGCGAGGTGAGCTCGTCCATCAGGGCACCGGCGAGCCGCGAGCGCAGGGGTGCCAGGGTGCGCTCGGCACGGGCGCCCACCGCCCACCCCACCCAGACAGCGAGGGCGAAGGCCGCCGTGAGGCACGCCGCGAGGGCGAGGGCCGCGGGCGGCGACAGGAACGCGACGAACACGACACTGCCGATGCTCGCGAGACCCGCGACCGCGATGGGCTGGACGACGCGCAGCGGCAGGTTCTGCAGCGCGTCGACATCGTCGACGAGGTTGGACTGCAGCGCGCCCTGGCCGGCCCTCACCCCGTCCGGTGCGAGGGGAACCAGTCGGCGCACGAGCCCCGCGCGCACATCGGCGAGCCGGTTCAGCGTCGCGTCGTGCCCGGTCAGCCGCTCGAGGTAGCGGAACGTGCCGCGCGACAGCGCGAACGCGCGCACGGCGACGATCACGGCGGACAGGAACACGAGCCCCGGCTGTTCGGCGGCACGGGCGATCAGCCAGGCGCTGGCCGCCAGCAGGGCGATCGAGCTCGCCGCCGTCCCGAACCCGGTCACCAGCGCGGGCCAGAAGCGGCGCAGGGGCGGCTGGGCCGAGCGCAGGACATCGCGCGCACGCGTGTCGAGAGCACTCACGATGCCACCCCCACGCGAGCCGGCGGCATCCGCACGACGTCGTCGGCGATCGCTCGCGCGGAGGTGCGATGCGAGACGAGCAGCACCCCCGCACCCTCGCCGGCGACGGCGCGGAGCGTCTCCCACAGCCGGGCCTCGGTCGCGGCGTCCAGCGCGCTGGACGGCTCGTCGAGCACGAGCACGTGGGCGGATGTCGACCGCAGGCGGTACAGCGCCCGCGCCACGGCGACGCGCTGCGCCTGTCCGCCGGAGAGACCGGCTCCGCCCACTCCGAGCTCTCGCGACAGAGGGATGCCGTGGGCCTGCGCATCGCGCAGGCACCGTGCGGCGAGCTCCTCGTCGGCGTGGACCGCACCGAGCGCCACATTCTCCGACACCGTGCCTTCGACGAGCCCCGCGCGCTGTCCGCTCCATGCGATCGCATCCGCTGCCGAGCCTCCACCCGCCACCTCGACCACCCCGGCGTGCTCGACGAAGCCGAGCAGCGCCGCGAGCACCGACGACTTGCCCGCGCCGCTCGGGCCCTCGAGCAGGACGATCCGCCCGGCGCACACGGTCAGATCGAGGGGACCGATGGCATGCGGCCCGCGCTGCACCCGGAGGTCCCGCGCGCCGAGCAGCACGCCCTCCGGGGCCGGCTCGACAGTCGCGACGACGGCTGGAGGAGCCTGGGCGCCGAGCACGTCGAAGATCGCGTCGGTCGCCGCCGCCCCCTCCGATGCCGCGTGGAACTGCACGCCCACCTGCCGCAGCGGCAGATACGCCTCAGGCGCGAGAAGCAGCACGAAGAGCCCGATCGTCAGGTCGAGCTGACCGTCGAGCAGCCGCAGACCGATCGTGACGGCGACGATCGCGACGGAGATGCTCGCGAGGAACTCCAGCGCGAAGCCCGAGAGGAACGACACCCGCAGGACGCCCATCGTGTCGCGCGCGTATCGTCGCGTGACGTGCTCGATGGATGCTGCGGCCCTCCGCTCGCGGCCGAAGACCTTCAGCGTGCCGAGACCTCGGACCGTGTCGGCGAACCGCGCCGCGAGCTGCTGCAGGGAGTCGAACTGCCTGCGCTGCACCCCGCGGGTCGCGAGACCGATGAGCACCATGAAGATCGGGATGAGCGGCAGCGTGAGCACGACGATGAGCCCGGAGACCGGATCCGTCAGGGCGATCGCCACGACGATGACGGGCATCGCGATCACGGTCGCGACGAGCTGCGGCAGGTACCGGCCGAAGTACGCGTCGAGCGCCTCCAGCCCGTGTCCCGCGGTGACGGCGAGGGCCGCCGCATTGCGCTGCTCCAGCCAGCCGGGGCCGCGCCGGGCCACGGCATCCACCAGCGCAGCGCGCAGCTGCACAGACGCCTGCGCCGCGCCGCGCGCGCCCACTCGCTCCGCCAGCGCGGCGAGCGCCCCGCGAACGACGACGAGAGCGAGCGCCCCGCCGACCAGAGGCCACAGCGAGTCGACCGCATCGCCCTGGATCGCGCCGACCAGCGCCTGCGTCAGCAGCCAGGCGAACCCGATGATGATCGCGGTCTGGCACATGGTGATCGCGCCTGACGCGGCGAGGAACCACCGCGCTGCCGAGGCCCGCTTCAGCAGCCGCGGGTCGACGGGACCCCGGATCCGTCCTGGAGGGGTGATCGCCGTGCTCAGTGCGCCTCCGCGGCCGCGGCCCTCTCGATGCGCGTGCGCGAGACCCGGCGCCGGAACACCCAGTACGTCCAGCCCTGATAGGCCAGGGCGAGCGGCAGGAAGACGAGCGCCGCCCACGACATGATCGTCAACGTGTACGGGGTGCTCGACGCGTTGGCGATCGTCAGGCTGTGCGCGATGTCGGTCGACGACGGCATGACGTACGGGAAGAGCGCCGTCCAGAGCGTCAGCACGGCGAAGACGACCGTGACCGCTCCCCCGCCGAACGCCGCGCCCTCGCGTCCGCGTACGTTCGCGAGCACCGAGACGACAAGCGCGACCGCGGCGATCGCCGCGCATGCGATGGTGAGACCGATGAGCGGCGCACCCTTGCCGGCCGCCATGACGACGGTCCACAGGAGGAACAGCGCCGCGATGACGATCGTGATGATCCCCGAGCGGGTCGCAAGTCGCCGCGCCTTCTCGCGGACCTCGCCGTCGGTCTTCAGCGCGACGAAGGAGACGCCGTGGGTGAAGAACAGGAGAAGCGTCGTCAGTCCGCCGAGCAGCGCATACGGGTTCAGGAGCGTCAGCAGCGACCCGGTGAAGTTGTGCCCGGCATCCAGCGGCACGCCGTGCACGACGTTCGAGAACGCGACGCCCCACAGGAAGGCGGGGACAGCCGACCCGACGACGATCATGGTGTCGAAGCCGGCCTTCCAGCGCAGTGAGTCGCGCTGGTGCCGGTACTCGAACGAGACGCCGCGCAGGATGAGCGCGAGCAGGATGAGCAGCAGCGCGAGATAGAACCCGCTGAAGAGCGTCGCGTACCACTCCGGGAAAGCGGCGAACAGGCACGCGCCCGCGACGATGACCCAGGTCTCGTTGAGGTCCCACACGGGGCCGATGGTGTTGATGATCTGCCGTCGGCCGATGTCGTCCTTCGCGAGGAAGGGCAGCGACATCCCGACGCCGAAGTCGAACCCGTCGAGCACGAAGTACCCGACGAACAGCACGCCGACGATCCAGAACCAGAGGTGAGCGAGGTCCATGGCGTTCTCCTAGTACACCGTCGTGGGCGCGTCTTCGAGCGCGGACTCGGATGGATGCCCGGCCGCCGGGACGGGTGCCGGCCCCTTGCGCACAGTGCGGAAGATGAGGCCGAACTCGACCACCGCGAGCGAGGCGTAGATGGCCGTGAACGCGACCAGCGACACGAGCACCTGCCATCCCGGCACGTTCGGCGAGACGCCGTGCTGCGTCAGCATCAGGCTGAACACGATCCACGGCTGGCGGCCCATCTCGGTGAAGATCCAGCCGACGAGGCTCGCGAGCAGCGGGAGCGGCGCCGACCAGATCGCGATCGTCCACGCCCAGCGCGGCACCGCGCGCTTGGCGCTCTTGCGCGTGAGCCAGAGCCCGACGACCGAGATGACCGCGGCGAGCGCGCCCAGGCCGATCATCCAGCGGAACGCCCAGTACGTGATCCAGATGATCGGCGTGAAGTCGTCGATGCCGAAGTGGGCGAACTTCGTCTGGTACAGCGCGTTGAGGTCGTTGATCCCCTCGACGCAGCCGTTGAAAGAGTGGGTCGACAGCAGGGCGAGCAGGTACGGCACGCGGATCGAAAAGATCTCGCTCGTCCCGTCCGGCGTGCCCAGGGAGAAGATCGAGAAGGATGCATTGGCCCCGCACGCCGAGTTGTAGAGCGCCTCGGCGGCCGCCATCTTCATGGGCTGGGTCGCGACCATCTGCAGGCCGAGCTGATCGCCCGCGACGAACACTCCGACGAACGCGACGATCATGCCCCACAGGCCGAACCGCAGCGCCGGTCGCATGATGTCGACGTGCTGGCCGCGCTTGAGGTGCCACGCGGTCGCCGCGATGACGACGGCAGCGGCGAACATGAACGCCGCGAACATCGTGTGCGGGAAGGTGGCGAGGGCGACCCGATTCGTCAGCACCGCCCAGAAGTCGACGAGCTCGGCGCGTGCCCCGTCGGGCGCCATCTTGTAGCCGACGGGATTCTGCATCCACGCGTTCGCGGCGAGGATGAAGTACGCGGACAGGGTCGCCCCGATCCACGCGATCCAGATCGTCGCGAGGTGGGCGAGTCGCGGCAGCTTGTCCCACCCGAAGATCCAGAGGCCGAGGAACGTCGCCTCGATGAAGAAGGCCAGCAGTCCCTCGAACGCGAGCGGCGCGCCGAAGACGTCGCCGACGAACCGCGAGTAGTCCGACCAGTTCATCCCGAACTGGAACTCCTGCACGATGCCGGTCACGACGCCCATGGCGAAGTTGATGAGGAAGATCTGCCCGAAGAATCGCGTCAGCTGCAGCCACCGGACGTGCCCCGTTCGGTACCACGCGGTCTGGAACAGCGCGACCACGAGCCCCATTCCGATGGTGAGCGGCACGAAGATGAAGTGGTACAGCGTCGTCAGCCCGAACTGCCAGCGGGCGAGGATGAGCGGGTCGAGCAGGTCCATGGACAGCGCCTCCGTTCGCGAAGGTCCTCTCTTGACTCACGGTACACAGAGCCGCGACAATCCGCGGGTCCGAGGGCCGTGAATAAAGTCAGGCCGGGTGCATGGCGAGCTGTACGATGCACTGCGACGGATCGCAGGCGGGCAGCATCCCGTCGACGCCCAACGGTCCGCCGGCCTCCGTCAGCACGCCCTGCATGAGTCCGAGGTGCACCGAGCACAGTCGCTCGCGCTGCTCCGGCTCGATCGCCGCGTAGGCGCAGGGCGTGAGGTCGACGGTCAGGGCGTCCTCGTCGACGACGGCGTCGAAGCCGCCGGCGCCGAGATCGTCCACGAGCGCGTCCAGCTGGTGCATGACGTCGTCCGGCAGCGCGCCGGCGTCGGAATCCGGGAGGACCCGGCGCATGAGGTCGCCCCGCGCGGCCGCGGCGCGGACACGGTCGCGTGCGACGGCGCTGGATGCGGCGTCCTCCCCCGTCGCCGCGCTGTACAGCACGCGCGGGCGTCCCCGGGTGGTGCGGTGCTCGGTCGCCGCGACGACGTAGCCGGCGTCGGCGAGACGCTGCAGGTGCTCGCGCACGGTGTTGGCGTGCAGCCCGGTCTCGTCGCAGAGCTCGGCGATCGTCCGCTCGGGACGGTCCTGCAGAGTGTGCAGGATCGTCACCCGCGAAGAGCTGGAGATGGCGCTGTAGCCGGGCCGGGCCATGCATCCATCCTCGCAGACGCGGCGTGTGCGCCGCCCGCGTGTCAGGGGGTGAGGAAGGGGTCCGCGTAGAGCCGCTCAGGCACCCGGAAGCCGAAGATCGCGCGGCCGGAGTGCCAGATCGCGGCGGCACCGGCGCGCACGAGATCGATGGGGTCGTCCCCCTCGGCGTCGATCACGAGGTCGGCGCCGTCGATCCGCACGCTCGCGCCGCGGACGGTGACCGTGTCGCCCTTGATGCGCGTGGCGGGATACGGCTCCTCGAGCCCGCGGAGATCGCGGAGGATGTAGGTCGGCCGCGCGTCCGGTGGCGCCGCGAGCAGGTGCTTCGGCCGGTCGATCCCGGTCAGCACGAACGCGGACGGGATGCCGGCTCGCTGCGAGCCCAGGATGTCGGTGTCGAGGCGGTCACCGATGAACAGTGGATGCTGCGCCCCGAACCGAGCGACCGCCTCCTCGAAGATCGGCGTCTCCGGCTTGCCCGCGACGGTCGCCAGTCGGCCGACGGCGGTGTGGACAGCGGACACGAGTGTGCCGTTGCCGGGAGCGATGCCCCGCTCCTGCGGGATCGTCCAGTCGGTGTTCGTGGCGATCCACGGGATGCCGCCCTCTTCGACCGGAGTCTTGAGCGCGAATGCCGCCTCCGCCAGCTGCGTCCAGCCCACCTCCGGGGCGAAGCCCTGCACGACCGCCGCGGGAGAATCCTCCGCGGACCGTGTGACCGTGAACCCTGCCTTCTGGAGTTCGTCCACGAGTCCGGCTCCGCCGACGACGAGCACGGTCGCCCCGGCGGGCACCATTCCGGACAGCAGGCGTACGGCGGCCTGCGGGCTCGTGACGATGTCGGTCGGCTGCGTGCTCTCGAGACCGAGGTCGCGCAGGTGCGCGGCGACCGACGCATCCGTCCGCGATGCGTTGTTGGTGATGAAGCCGAGCCGGCGCGTTCGGGCGGCGGCGTTGAGGCTCTCGACCGCATACGGGAGCGCACCCGGTCCCGCGTAGACGACGCCGTCGAGGTCGGCGAGCACGGTATCGACACCGTCGAGCGGAGTGCGCTCCTTCTCGCGCCCGAACAGTGCCATCAGTCGGCGTCCTCCTCGGTCCGCTCCTCGGTTCCGTCGGCGCTCTCGAGCTCGTCCTCCGTCGGAGGGAACTCGGCCTCGTCCACGCCATCCGCTCCGGCGTCATCGTCCGGCTCGCTGTCGTCGTCGTCGATCACGTCGTCACGATCGTCGGCGTCGGTCTCGTCCTCCTCGAGTTCCTCGACGTAGACGACCTCGTCCATGCCCTCTTCGTACCCCGCTGCGTCGTCGAGCGCTTCGGCTGCGATCACGGCGCGACGCTGCCACTCGGCGGCCTCTTCCGTACGGCCGAGCTCCTCGAGGACGCCGGCTCGCGCGGCGAACAGGGAGGGGCTCCACTCGTGCGCGTGGTTCGGGTCGAGTTCGGGGATGTCGAGCTCGATGAGGGCGCGCTCGGTCTCGCCGAGGTCGAGCCGCGCACCCGAGAGGGCGATCGCGAGTTCCACCCGAACGGGGGCGGGCAGCGCAGAGCGGTCGACCGAGCGCCCCTCCTCGAGGGCGCGATCGGGGCGTCCCATACCTCGCTCACTGTCGACGATCAGCGCGATCTGGTCGTCGCTGCCCGAGATCCGCCGGTACGTGCGCAACTCGCGGAGCGCAAGGGCGTAGTCGCCGAGCGCGTAGGCGGTGATGGCCACTGTCTCACGGACCACGCCGACGCGTCCCGCTCGCCGGCTGGCGGCGAGGGCGTGCTCGTGCGCGAGCGCGGGGTCGTCGTCGATCAGACGCGCGGCCATCGCCAGGTGACGTGCCGTCGCCTCGGCGTTCTCCTTGCTCAGGGTCTTCAGCTCGTTGCGCGCCGCCGGGTTCAGATCGCGAGCCGTGATGTCGTCAGGCAGTTCGGGGGCCGGGATGCGGCGCTCCGAATCCTGCGGCGGGCGGGATGCGCGCTCCGACCGGTCGTCGTAAGACCGGTGGTCGGAACGATCCCCGTACGGCTTGCGGTCATGCTGAGGGCGATCCCCATACGGCTTCCGATCACCCTGCGGGCGATCCCCATACGAACGACGCTCACCCTGCGGGCGATCCCCATACGGCTTCCGATCACCCTGCGGGCGATCCCCATACGGCTTCCGATCACCCTGAGGGCGATCCCCATACGAACGACGCTCACCCTGAGGGCGATCCCCGTACGGCTTCCGATCACCCTGAGGGCGGTCACCATAGGAACGACGCTCACCCTGCGGACGGTCGCCCCACGGCTTGCGATCGTGCTGCGGACGGTCCCCATACGGCTTCCGATCCTGCTGCGGACGGTCCCCATACGAACGACGCTCACCCTGAGGGCGATCCCCGTACGGCTTCCGATCACCCTGAGGGCGGTCACCATAGGAACGACGCTCACCCTGAGGACGGTCGCCGTACGGCTTGCGATCCTGCTGCGGCCGATCCCCATACGGCTTGCGGTCGTGCTGCGGACGATCCCCAAACGGCTTCCGGTCCTGCTGCGGACGGTCCCCATACGAACGACGCTCACCCTGAGGACGGTCGCCGTACGGCTTGCGATCCTGCTGCGGCCGATCCCCGTACGGCTTGCGGTCGTGCTGCGGACGATCCCCGTACGGCTTCCGGTCTTGCTGCGGCCGATCACCATACGAACGACGCTCACCCTGAGGGCGGTCACCATAGGAACGACGCTCACCACGGTCATCAGCGGGACGGCCACGATAGCCGCCGCGGTCCGACGGCTGCCGGTCGTGTCCGCCACGGTCGCTCGACCGGTCAGTTCGATTCGCGGAGTCTCCGCGTACGCGATTCGAGGTGTAGCCCCGGTCGCTGTCCCGCTTGTCGCGCCGGTCGCCTGAATCGGCAGAGGAGTAGCGCGGCTTCCTCGGGCGCTCCGTAGCGTCGCGTCCCTCGTTCTGGTCGGGCATGCCGGCCCCTCTCATCGACTCGTAAAACGAAAAATGGCCACCCATCGATGGGTGGCCATTTCTCGGAAGAAGTCCGGCGGTGTCCTACTCTCCCACAGGGTCTCCCCTGCAGTACCATCGGCGCTGAGAGGCTTAGCTTCCGGGTTCGGAATGTGACCGGGCGTTTCCCTCTCGCTATGGCCGCCGAAACACTATTGATGTTTCAAACAAACACAACAAAAAGATGTGTGTCGTGTTCTCGATTGTGTTCGTACATCGAGAACCACTCAGTGGACGCGAGCATCAAGCTCAAAAAGGGTGTTATCAAGTCATCGGCTTATTAGTACCGGTCAGCTGCACGTGTTGCCACGCTTCCACATCCGGCCTATCAACCCAGTAGTCTGGCTGGGAGCCTCTCACCCGTAGGTATGGAAGTCTCATCTTGAGGCCGGCTTCCCGCTTAGATGCTTTCAGCGGTTATCCATCCCGAACGTAGCTAACCAGCGGTGCTCCTGGCGGAACAACTGGCACACCAGAGGTTCGTCCAACCCGGTCCTCTCGTACTAGGGTCAGATCCTCTCAAACTTCCTACGCGCGCAGCGGATAGGGACCGAACTGTCTCACGACGTTCTAAACCCAGCTCGCGTACCGCTTTAATGGGCGAACAGCCCAACCCTTGGGACCTACTCCAGCCCCAGGATGCGACGAGCCGACATCGAGGTGCCAAACCATGCCGTCGATATGGACTCTTGGGCAAGATCAGCCTGTTATCCCCGAGGTACCTTTTATCCGTTGAGCGACAGCGCTTCCACAAGCCACTGCCGGATCACTAGTCCCGACTTTCGTCCCTGCTCGACCTGTCAGTCTCACAGTCAAGCTCCCTTGTGCACTTACACTCGCCACCTGATTGCCAACCAGGTTGAGGGAACCTTTGGGCGCCTCCGTTACTTTTTGGGAGGCAACCGCCCCAGTTAAACTACCCACCAGGCACTGTCCCTGAACCGGATCACGGTTCTAAGTTAGACATCCAGAGTGACCAGAGTGGTATTTCAACAACGACTCCACATGAACTGGCGTCCACGCTTCAAAGTCTCCCACCTATCCTACACAAGCCACACCGAACACCAATACCAAGCTGTAGTAAAGGTCACGGGGTCTTTCCGTCCTGCTGCGCGTAACGAGCATCTTTACTCGTAATGCAATTTCGCCGAGTTCGCGGTTGAGACAGTTGGGAAGTCGTTACGCCATTCGTGCAGGTCGGAACTTACCCGACAAGGAATTTCGCTACCTTAGGATGGTTATAGTTACCACCGCCGTTTACTGGGGCTTAAATTCGCAGCTTCGCCTTGCGGCTGACCGCTCCTCTTAACCTTCCAGCACCGGGCAGGCGTCAGTCCGTATACATCGTCTTGCGACTTGGCACGGACCTGTGTTTTTAGTAAACAGTCGCTACCCACTAGTCTCTGCGGCCCCCACACGCTTTCGGAGCAAGTCCTAATACGCGGAGGGCCCCCCTTCTCCCGAAGTTACGGGGGCATTTTGCCGAGTTCCTTAACCACGATTCTCTCGATCTCCTTGGTATTCTCTACCTGACCACCTGAGTCGGTTTGGGGTACGGGCGGCTGGAACCTCGCGTCGATGCTTTTCTTGGCAGCATAGGATCACCCACTTTTTATCCGCATCGTGTCTCAGCCTGTATGACTCCCGGATTTGCCTAGGAGTCGGCCTACGCACTTGCACCAGGACAACCATCGCCTGGCTTGGGCTACCTTCCTGCGTCACACCTGTTAATACGCTAACCGCCTCAGCATAGGGTCGTGTGCTAGGCCCAACGCTTCACCCCGAAGGGATCCGTCAAAGGGATTCAGACACTTAGCATTACTGGATTGGTTTGGGCGGTTCTTCGCCGGTACGGGAATATCAACCCGTTGTCCATCGACTACGCCTGTCGGCCTCGCCTTAGGTCCCGACTTACCCAGGGCAGATTAGCTTGACCCTGGAACCCTTGGTCTTTCGGAGGACGTGTTTCTCACACGTCTTTCGCTACTCATGCCTGCATTCTCACTCGTGTGCCGTCCACGGCTGGGTCACCCCGCCGCTTCACCCGGCACACGACGCTCTCCTACCCATCAACACGGCTGGACCACGAAGGCCTACCACTAATGTCAATGCCACAACTTCGGTGGCGTGCTTGAGCCCCGTTACATTGTCGGCGCGGAATCACTTGACCAGTGAGCTATTACGCACTCTTTCAAGGGTGGCTGCTTCTAAGCCAACCTCCTGGTTGTCAGAGCAACTCCACATCCTTTCCCACTTAGCACGCGCTTAGGGACCTTAGTTGGTGGTCTGGGTTGTTTCCCTCTCGACTATGAAGCTTATCCCCCACAGTCTCACTGCTGCGCTCTCACTTACCGGCATTCGGAGTTTGGCTGACGTCAGTAACCTGGTAGGGCCCATCGGCCATCCAGTAGCTCTACCTCCGGCAAGAAACACGCAACGCTGCACCTAAATGCATTTCGGAGAGAACCAGCTATCACGAAGTTTGATTGGCCTTTCACCCCTATCCACAGCTCATCCCCTCAGTTTTCAACCTAAGTGGGTTCGGCCCTCCACGACGTCTTACCGTCGCTTCAGCCTGGCCATGGATAGATCACTTCGCTTCGGGTCTAGGACACGCGACTGAATCGCCCTATTCAGACTCGCTTTCGCTACGGCTCCCCCACACGGGTTAACCTCGCCACGTATCGCTAACTCGCAGGCTCAT
This genomic window contains:
- the cydB gene encoding cytochrome d ubiquinol oxidase subunit II: MDLAHLWFWIVGVLFVGYFVLDGFDFGVGMSLPFLAKDDIGRRQIINTIGPVWDLNETWVIVAGACLFAAFPEWYATLFSGFYLALLLILLALILRGVSFEYRHQRDSLRWKAGFDTMIVVGSAVPAFLWGVAFSNVVHGVPLDAGHNFTGSLLTLLNPYALLGGLTTLLLFFTHGVSFVALKTDGEVREKARRLATRSGIITIVIAALFLLWTVVMAAGKGAPLIGLTIACAAIAAVALVVSVLANVRGREGAAFGGGAVTVVFAVLTLWTALFPYVMPSSTDIAHSLTIANASSTPYTLTIMSWAALVFLPLALAYQGWTYWVFRRRVSRTRIERAAAAEAH
- the cydC gene encoding thiol reductant ABC exporter subunit CydC, with the translated sequence MSALDTRARDVLRSAQPPLRRFWPALVTGFGTAASSIALLAASAWLIARAAEQPGLVFLSAVIVAVRAFALSRGTFRYLERLTGHDATLNRLADVRAGLVRRLVPLAPDGVRAGQGALQSNLVDDVDALQNLPLRVVQPIAVAGLASIGSVVFVAFLSPPAALALAACLTAAFALAVWVGWAVGARAERTLAPLRSRLAGALMDELTSLDVLVAYGATDVAARRIHDADTALRAATVRRATAQGLTAGAVSAMAGLASLLAIVVAAPHLGTGGFTGPALAVVVLLPMAVFEVFGPLPLALASWREVRGAAERIADDVPAEVPAELPHDEPAATGIPPAVGEGLVLRGVSARWPRMDAASPLRGVDLEVRTGERLLVTGPSGAGKTTLAHVLVRFLEYSGSFTIGGVEARALAGEDVRLAIGLCEQTPYLFDESIRQNLLFARDASTDDDLWAVLSRVGLHDWARDRGGLDARVGDRGAAVSGGQAQRIALARALLADFPVVVFDEPTAGVDPAASDALLTDLLSAAARRTVVLISHVEVPEGLVDRAERLEDGRFTPHR
- the cydD gene encoding thiol reductant ABC exporter subunit CydD, which translates into the protein MTPPGRIRGPVDPRLLKRASAARWFLAASGAITMCQTAIIIGFAWLLTQALVGAIQGDAVDSLWPLVGGALALVVVRGALAALAERVGARGAAQASVQLRAALVDAVARRGPGWLEQRNAAALAVTAGHGLEALDAYFGRYLPQLVATVIAMPVIVVAIALTDPVSGLIVVLTLPLIPIFMVLIGLATRGVQRRQFDSLQQLAARFADTVRGLGTLKVFGRERRAAASIEHVTRRYARDTMGVLRVSFLSGFALEFLASISVAIVAVTIGLRLLDGQLDLTIGLFVLLLAPEAYLPLRQVGVQFHAASEGAAATDAIFDVLGAQAPPAVVATVEPAPEGVLLGARDLRVQRGPHAIGPLDLTVCAGRIVLLEGPSGAGKSSVLAALLGFVEHAGVVEVAGGGSAADAIAWSGQRAGLVEGTVSENVALGAVHADEELAARCLRDAQAHGIPLSRELGVGGAGLSGGQAQRVAVARALYRLRSTSAHVLVLDEPSSALDAATEARLWETLRAVAGEGAGVLLVSHRTSARAIADDVVRMPPARVGVAS
- a CDS encoding cytochrome ubiquinol oxidase subunit I, which translates into the protein MDLLDPLILARWQFGLTTLYHFIFVPLTIGMGLVVALFQTAWYRTGHVRWLQLTRFFGQIFLINFAMGVVTGIVQEFQFGMNWSDYSRFVGDVFGAPLAFEGLLAFFIEATFLGLWIFGWDKLPRLAHLATIWIAWIGATLSAYFILAANAWMQNPVGYKMAPDGARAELVDFWAVLTNRVALATFPHTMFAAFMFAAAVVIAATAWHLKRGQHVDIMRPALRFGLWGMIVAFVGVFVAGDQLGLQMVATQPMKMAAAEALYNSACGANASFSIFSLGTPDGTSEIFSIRVPYLLALLSTHSFNGCVEGINDLNALYQTKFAHFGIDDFTPIIWITYWAFRWMIGLGALAAVISVVGLWLTRKSAKRAVPRWAWTIAIWSAPLPLLASLVGWIFTEMGRQPWIVFSLMLTQHGVSPNVPGWQVLVSLVAFTAIYASLAVVEFGLIFRTVRKGPAPVPAAGHPSESALEDAPTTVY
- a CDS encoding squalene cyclase — its product is MDVIEWMRDSDPALRWQVERDLAGEPEEVWRATRARVPTEGFGARLLALQDADGQWAGGAFFPADFRDGEDGQPWTATTWSLKSLREWGVDASVLGDTAQRLDRNSRWEYEDLPYWGGEVDCCINGWTIANGAWLGADVSGIADWFLEHRMDDGGWNCDWVDGSTVSSFHSTLNALVGILAYEKATGASPELREARLGAQEYLLRRRLLNRLSTGEVVGRWVTAYAYPTRWRYTALRAIDYFLEANEFDGAEPDPRMAAAVEAVRAKRQPDGTWLQETHYPGREWFAVDVPPGEPSKWVTFTATRALRTWDLQRA